In Pseudorasbora parva isolate DD20220531a chromosome 20, ASM2467924v1, whole genome shotgun sequence, a single window of DNA contains:
- the rab3ip gene encoding rab-3A-interacting protein isoform X4: MKIFVAMASEPLEGFHEVNLASPTTPDLHGVIDPSPPKHNAPPSTLYRTHSLSSGQNAANAFRGDQLPTQPVYSAPRHLGAEDALNGSGNDPAAAVEDGNIPSADGEEVLGLSTDSLSRLRSPSVMEVREKGYEKLKEELAKAQRELKLKDEECERLSKVRDQLGQELEELTASLFEEAHKMVHEANLKQATAEKQLKEALGKIDVLQAEVAALKTLVLSTSPTSPCMEMPPGPKAPFKKGHTRNKSTSSAMLGSQQEVAVTQPIVDSLLFTEFKAWKEEPNLERSCSFLERIYREDIYPCLTFSKSELGSAILEAVEQNTLSVEPVGFQPLPVVKASAVECGGPKMAQTLVKCALCGQTKTCKHRIKFGDSSNYYYVSPFCRYRITSVCNFFTYIRYILQGLVKQQDAEQMFWEVMQLRKEMSNAKLGFYKDEL, from the exons ATGAAGATATTTGTGGCTATGGCCAGTGAACCGCTCGAAGGTTTCCATGAGGTGAACCTGGCGTCACCCACCACTCCAGATCTTCATGGCGTTATCGACCCGAGTCCACCAAAGCACAACGCTCCTCCTAGCACACTGTACCGCACACACTCGCTGTCCTCCGGCCAGAATGCAGCCAATGCTTTCCGAGGGGACCAGCTGCCCACCCAACCCGTGTATTCAGCCCCCCGACACCTGGGCGCAGAGGACGCCCTCAATGGCAG TGGAAATGATCCTGCAGCCGCTGTGGAGGATGGCAACATTCCGTCGGCTGATGGAGAAGAGGTTTTGGGCCTCAGCACAGACAGTCTGTCCCGTCTCAGAAGTCCATCAGTTATGGAGGTCCGAGAGAAAGGCTACGAGAAGCTGAAGGAGGAGCTCGCTAAAGCACAACGG gagcttaagttaaaagacGAGGAGTGTGAGAGGCTTTCTAAAGTGAGAGACCAGCTGGGGCAGGAGCTGGAGGAACTCACTGCTAGCCTTTTTGAG GAGGCTCATAAGATGGTGCACGAGGCAAACCTGAAGCAGGCCACTGCGGAAAAACAGCTGAAGGAGGCGCTGGGAAAG ATCGATGTTCTGCAGGCTGAGGTGGCTGCTCTGAAGACTCTGGTCCTGTCAACCTCTCCCACGTCCCCCTGTATGGAAATGCCCCCCGGACCCAAAGCCCCTTTTAAGAAAGGCCACACTCGCAACAAGAGCACGAGCAGCGCCATGTTGGGCAGCCAGCAGGAGGTTGCAGTAACGCAGCCCATT GTGGATTCACTGCTCTTCACTGAGTTCAAAGCGTGGAAAGAGGAGCCGAACCTGGAAAGAAGCTGCTCCTTCCTCGAGCGCATTTACAGAGAAGACATCTACCCATGTCTGACGTTTTCTAAAAGCGAG CTTGGATCGGCGATCCTGGAGGCGGTGGAGCAGAACACACTCAGCGTGGAGCCGGTGGGATTCCAGCCGCTGCCGGTGGTCAAAGCGTCTGCCGTCGAGTGCGGAGGACCTAA GATGGCACAGACTCTTGT gaaatgtgccctgTGTGGTCAAACCAAAACCTGCAAGCACAGAATCAAATTTGGCGATTCCAGCAACTATTACTATGTGTCGCCGTTCTGCCGTTATCGG ATTACATCTGTCTGCAACTTCTTCACCTATATCCGTTACATCCTCCAAGGACTAGTCAAACAACAAGATG CAGAGCAGATGTTCTGGGAGGTCATGCAGCTACGGAAGGAGATGTCCAACGCCAAGTTGGGGTTCTACAAAGACGAACTGTGA
- the rab3ip gene encoding rab-3A-interacting protein isoform X1 — translation MKIFVAMASEPLEGFHEVNLASPTTPDLHGVIDPSPPKHNAPPSTLYRTHSLSSGQNAANAFRGDQLPTQPVYSAPRHLGAEDALNGSGNDPAAAVEDGNIPSADGEEVLGLSTDSLSRLRSPSVMEVREKGYEKLKEELAKAQRELKLKDEECERLSKVRDQLGQELEELTASLFEEAHKMVHEANLKQATAEKQLKEALGKIDVLQAEVAALKTLVLSTSPTSPCMEMPPGPKAPFKKGHTRNKSTSSAMLGSQQEVAVTQPIVRECKEVDSLLFTEFKAWKEEPNLERSCSFLERIYREDIYPCLTFSKSELGSAILEAVEQNTLSVEPVGFQPLPVVKASAVECGGPKMAQTLVKCALCGQTKTCKHRIKFGDSSNYYYVSPFCRYRITSVCNFFTYIRYILQGLVKQQDAEQMFWEVMQLRKEMSNAKLGFYKDEL, via the exons ATGAAGATATTTGTGGCTATGGCCAGTGAACCGCTCGAAGGTTTCCATGAGGTGAACCTGGCGTCACCCACCACTCCAGATCTTCATGGCGTTATCGACCCGAGTCCACCAAAGCACAACGCTCCTCCTAGCACACTGTACCGCACACACTCGCTGTCCTCCGGCCAGAATGCAGCCAATGCTTTCCGAGGGGACCAGCTGCCCACCCAACCCGTGTATTCAGCCCCCCGACACCTGGGCGCAGAGGACGCCCTCAATGGCAG TGGAAATGATCCTGCAGCCGCTGTGGAGGATGGCAACATTCCGTCGGCTGATGGAGAAGAGGTTTTGGGCCTCAGCACAGACAGTCTGTCCCGTCTCAGAAGTCCATCAGTTATGGAGGTCCGAGAGAAAGGCTACGAGAAGCTGAAGGAGGAGCTCGCTAAAGCACAACGG gagcttaagttaaaagacGAGGAGTGTGAGAGGCTTTCTAAAGTGAGAGACCAGCTGGGGCAGGAGCTGGAGGAACTCACTGCTAGCCTTTTTGAG GAGGCTCATAAGATGGTGCACGAGGCAAACCTGAAGCAGGCCACTGCGGAAAAACAGCTGAAGGAGGCGCTGGGAAAG ATCGATGTTCTGCAGGCTGAGGTGGCTGCTCTGAAGACTCTGGTCCTGTCAACCTCTCCCACGTCCCCCTGTATGGAAATGCCCCCCGGACCCAAAGCCCCTTTTAAGAAAGGCCACACTCGCAACAAGAGCACGAGCAGCGCCATGTTGGGCAGCCAGCAGGAGGTTGCAGTAACGCAGCCCATTGTACGTGAGTGTAAAGAG GTGGATTCACTGCTCTTCACTGAGTTCAAAGCGTGGAAAGAGGAGCCGAACCTGGAAAGAAGCTGCTCCTTCCTCGAGCGCATTTACAGAGAAGACATCTACCCATGTCTGACGTTTTCTAAAAGCGAG CTTGGATCGGCGATCCTGGAGGCGGTGGAGCAGAACACACTCAGCGTGGAGCCGGTGGGATTCCAGCCGCTGCCGGTGGTCAAAGCGTCTGCCGTCGAGTGCGGAGGACCTAA GATGGCACAGACTCTTGT gaaatgtgccctgTGTGGTCAAACCAAAACCTGCAAGCACAGAATCAAATTTGGCGATTCCAGCAACTATTACTATGTGTCGCCGTTCTGCCGTTATCGG ATTACATCTGTCTGCAACTTCTTCACCTATATCCGTTACATCCTCCAAGGACTAGTCAAACAACAAGATG CAGAGCAGATGTTCTGGGAGGTCATGCAGCTACGGAAGGAGATGTCCAACGCCAAGTTGGGGTTCTACAAAGACGAACTGTGA
- the rab3ip gene encoding rab-3A-interacting protein isoform X2, giving the protein MKIFVAMASEPLEGFHEVNLASPTTPDLHGVIDPSPPKHNAPPSTLYRTHSLSSGQNAANAFRGDQLPTQPVYSAPRHLGAEDALNGSGNDPAAAVEDGNIPSADGEEVLGLSTDSLSRLRSPSVMEVREKGYEKLKEELAKAQRELKLKDEECERLSKVRDQLGQELEELTASLFEEAHKMVHEANLKQATAEKQLKEALGKIDVLQAEVAALKTLVLSTSPTSPCMEMPPGPKAPFKKGHTRNKSTSSAMLGSQQEVAVTQPIVRECKEVDSLLFTEFKAWKEEPNLERSCSFLERIYREDIYPCLTFSKSELGSAILEAVEQNTLSVEPVGFQPLPVVKASAVECGGPKMAQTLVKCALCGQTKTCKHRIKFGDSSNYYYVSPFCRYRITSVCNFFTYIRYILQGLVKQQDEQMFWEVMQLRKEMSNAKLGFYKDEL; this is encoded by the exons ATGAAGATATTTGTGGCTATGGCCAGTGAACCGCTCGAAGGTTTCCATGAGGTGAACCTGGCGTCACCCACCACTCCAGATCTTCATGGCGTTATCGACCCGAGTCCACCAAAGCACAACGCTCCTCCTAGCACACTGTACCGCACACACTCGCTGTCCTCCGGCCAGAATGCAGCCAATGCTTTCCGAGGGGACCAGCTGCCCACCCAACCCGTGTATTCAGCCCCCCGACACCTGGGCGCAGAGGACGCCCTCAATGGCAG TGGAAATGATCCTGCAGCCGCTGTGGAGGATGGCAACATTCCGTCGGCTGATGGAGAAGAGGTTTTGGGCCTCAGCACAGACAGTCTGTCCCGTCTCAGAAGTCCATCAGTTATGGAGGTCCGAGAGAAAGGCTACGAGAAGCTGAAGGAGGAGCTCGCTAAAGCACAACGG gagcttaagttaaaagacGAGGAGTGTGAGAGGCTTTCTAAAGTGAGAGACCAGCTGGGGCAGGAGCTGGAGGAACTCACTGCTAGCCTTTTTGAG GAGGCTCATAAGATGGTGCACGAGGCAAACCTGAAGCAGGCCACTGCGGAAAAACAGCTGAAGGAGGCGCTGGGAAAG ATCGATGTTCTGCAGGCTGAGGTGGCTGCTCTGAAGACTCTGGTCCTGTCAACCTCTCCCACGTCCCCCTGTATGGAAATGCCCCCCGGACCCAAAGCCCCTTTTAAGAAAGGCCACACTCGCAACAAGAGCACGAGCAGCGCCATGTTGGGCAGCCAGCAGGAGGTTGCAGTAACGCAGCCCATTGTACGTGAGTGTAAAGAG GTGGATTCACTGCTCTTCACTGAGTTCAAAGCGTGGAAAGAGGAGCCGAACCTGGAAAGAAGCTGCTCCTTCCTCGAGCGCATTTACAGAGAAGACATCTACCCATGTCTGACGTTTTCTAAAAGCGAG CTTGGATCGGCGATCCTGGAGGCGGTGGAGCAGAACACACTCAGCGTGGAGCCGGTGGGATTCCAGCCGCTGCCGGTGGTCAAAGCGTCTGCCGTCGAGTGCGGAGGACCTAA GATGGCACAGACTCTTGT gaaatgtgccctgTGTGGTCAAACCAAAACCTGCAAGCACAGAATCAAATTTGGCGATTCCAGCAACTATTACTATGTGTCGCCGTTCTGCCGTTATCGG ATTACATCTGTCTGCAACTTCTTCACCTATATCCGTTACATCCTCCAAGGACTAGTCAAACAACAAGATG AGCAGATGTTCTGGGAGGTCATGCAGCTACGGAAGGAGATGTCCAACGCCAAGTTGGGGTTCTACAAAGACGAACTGTGA
- the rab3ip gene encoding rab-3A-interacting protein isoform X3, giving the protein MKIFVAMASEPLEGFHEVNLASPTTPDLHGVIDPSPPKHNAPPSTLYRTHSLSSGQNAANAFRGDQLPTQPVYSAPRHLGAEDALNGSGNDPAAAVEDGNIPSADGEEVLGLSTDSLSRLRSPSVMEVREKGYEKLKEELAKAQRELKLKDEECERLSKVRDQLGQELEELTASLFEEAHKMVHEANLKQATAEKQLKEALGKIDVLQAEVAALKTLVLSTSPTSPCMEMPPGPKAPFKKGHTRNKSTSSAMLGSQQEVAVTQPIVRECKEVDSLLFTEFKAWKEEPNLERSCSFLERIYREDIYPCLTFSKSELGSAILEAVEQNTLSVEPVGFQPLPVVKASAVECGGPKKCALCGQTKTCKHRIKFGDSSNYYYVSPFCRYRITSVCNFFTYIRYILQGLVKQQDAEQMFWEVMQLRKEMSNAKLGFYKDEL; this is encoded by the exons ATGAAGATATTTGTGGCTATGGCCAGTGAACCGCTCGAAGGTTTCCATGAGGTGAACCTGGCGTCACCCACCACTCCAGATCTTCATGGCGTTATCGACCCGAGTCCACCAAAGCACAACGCTCCTCCTAGCACACTGTACCGCACACACTCGCTGTCCTCCGGCCAGAATGCAGCCAATGCTTTCCGAGGGGACCAGCTGCCCACCCAACCCGTGTATTCAGCCCCCCGACACCTGGGCGCAGAGGACGCCCTCAATGGCAG TGGAAATGATCCTGCAGCCGCTGTGGAGGATGGCAACATTCCGTCGGCTGATGGAGAAGAGGTTTTGGGCCTCAGCACAGACAGTCTGTCCCGTCTCAGAAGTCCATCAGTTATGGAGGTCCGAGAGAAAGGCTACGAGAAGCTGAAGGAGGAGCTCGCTAAAGCACAACGG gagcttaagttaaaagacGAGGAGTGTGAGAGGCTTTCTAAAGTGAGAGACCAGCTGGGGCAGGAGCTGGAGGAACTCACTGCTAGCCTTTTTGAG GAGGCTCATAAGATGGTGCACGAGGCAAACCTGAAGCAGGCCACTGCGGAAAAACAGCTGAAGGAGGCGCTGGGAAAG ATCGATGTTCTGCAGGCTGAGGTGGCTGCTCTGAAGACTCTGGTCCTGTCAACCTCTCCCACGTCCCCCTGTATGGAAATGCCCCCCGGACCCAAAGCCCCTTTTAAGAAAGGCCACACTCGCAACAAGAGCACGAGCAGCGCCATGTTGGGCAGCCAGCAGGAGGTTGCAGTAACGCAGCCCATTGTACGTGAGTGTAAAGAG GTGGATTCACTGCTCTTCACTGAGTTCAAAGCGTGGAAAGAGGAGCCGAACCTGGAAAGAAGCTGCTCCTTCCTCGAGCGCATTTACAGAGAAGACATCTACCCATGTCTGACGTTTTCTAAAAGCGAG CTTGGATCGGCGATCCTGGAGGCGGTGGAGCAGAACACACTCAGCGTGGAGCCGGTGGGATTCCAGCCGCTGCCGGTGGTCAAAGCGTCTGCCGTCGAGTGCGGAGGACCTAA gaaatgtgccctgTGTGGTCAAACCAAAACCTGCAAGCACAGAATCAAATTTGGCGATTCCAGCAACTATTACTATGTGTCGCCGTTCTGCCGTTATCGG ATTACATCTGTCTGCAACTTCTTCACCTATATCCGTTACATCCTCCAAGGACTAGTCAAACAACAAGATG CAGAGCAGATGTTCTGGGAGGTCATGCAGCTACGGAAGGAGATGTCCAACGCCAAGTTGGGGTTCTACAAAGACGAACTGTGA
- the rab3ip gene encoding rab-3A-interacting protein isoform X5, which yields MKIFVAMASEPLEGFHEVNLASPTTPDLHGVIDPSPPKHNAPPSTLYRTHSLSSGQNAANAFRGDQLPTQPVYSAPRHLGAEDALNGSGNDPAAAVEDGNIPSADGEEVLGLSTDSLSRLRSPSVMEVREKGYEKLKEELAKAQREAHKMVHEANLKQATAEKQLKEALGKIDVLQAEVAALKTLVLSTSPTSPCMEMPPGPKAPFKKGHTRNKSTSSAMLGSQQEVAVTQPIVRECKEVDSLLFTEFKAWKEEPNLERSCSFLERIYREDIYPCLTFSKSELGSAILEAVEQNTLSVEPVGFQPLPVVKASAVECGGPKMAQTLVKCALCGQTKTCKHRIKFGDSSNYYYVSPFCRYRITSVCNFFTYIRYILQGLVKQQDAEQMFWEVMQLRKEMSNAKLGFYKDEL from the exons ATGAAGATATTTGTGGCTATGGCCAGTGAACCGCTCGAAGGTTTCCATGAGGTGAACCTGGCGTCACCCACCACTCCAGATCTTCATGGCGTTATCGACCCGAGTCCACCAAAGCACAACGCTCCTCCTAGCACACTGTACCGCACACACTCGCTGTCCTCCGGCCAGAATGCAGCCAATGCTTTCCGAGGGGACCAGCTGCCCACCCAACCCGTGTATTCAGCCCCCCGACACCTGGGCGCAGAGGACGCCCTCAATGGCAG TGGAAATGATCCTGCAGCCGCTGTGGAGGATGGCAACATTCCGTCGGCTGATGGAGAAGAGGTTTTGGGCCTCAGCACAGACAGTCTGTCCCGTCTCAGAAGTCCATCAGTTATGGAGGTCCGAGAGAAAGGCTACGAGAAGCTGAAGGAGGAGCTCGCTAAAGCACAACGG GAGGCTCATAAGATGGTGCACGAGGCAAACCTGAAGCAGGCCACTGCGGAAAAACAGCTGAAGGAGGCGCTGGGAAAG ATCGATGTTCTGCAGGCTGAGGTGGCTGCTCTGAAGACTCTGGTCCTGTCAACCTCTCCCACGTCCCCCTGTATGGAAATGCCCCCCGGACCCAAAGCCCCTTTTAAGAAAGGCCACACTCGCAACAAGAGCACGAGCAGCGCCATGTTGGGCAGCCAGCAGGAGGTTGCAGTAACGCAGCCCATTGTACGTGAGTGTAAAGAG GTGGATTCACTGCTCTTCACTGAGTTCAAAGCGTGGAAAGAGGAGCCGAACCTGGAAAGAAGCTGCTCCTTCCTCGAGCGCATTTACAGAGAAGACATCTACCCATGTCTGACGTTTTCTAAAAGCGAG CTTGGATCGGCGATCCTGGAGGCGGTGGAGCAGAACACACTCAGCGTGGAGCCGGTGGGATTCCAGCCGCTGCCGGTGGTCAAAGCGTCTGCCGTCGAGTGCGGAGGACCTAA GATGGCACAGACTCTTGT gaaatgtgccctgTGTGGTCAAACCAAAACCTGCAAGCACAGAATCAAATTTGGCGATTCCAGCAACTATTACTATGTGTCGCCGTTCTGCCGTTATCGG ATTACATCTGTCTGCAACTTCTTCACCTATATCCGTTACATCCTCCAAGGACTAGTCAAACAACAAGATG CAGAGCAGATGTTCTGGGAGGTCATGCAGCTACGGAAGGAGATGTCCAACGCCAAGTTGGGGTTCTACAAAGACGAACTGTGA
- the LOC137048897 gene encoding uncharacterized protein has product MTTPTPSATPFADIITSLAALHQNQHQAMLELRADQERRFEAIVRGQQEDRERFRSWIDREVHTEAAGLASAPVHVPLHKMGPQDDPEAFIDLFQKAAEACGWPRAQWPVRLIPLLSGEAQAAAQQLPVANLLDYDDLKRAIIQRVGRTPEQHRQRFRSLEWGETGRPFAMAHQLRDACRKWLLAGGSDVDHIVDLVVLEMFIARLPKKTAEWVQCHRPTSLTTAINLAEDHLVACPGVGEPRLTSPSFSPPSVSPSPPVPLPRSRPPGPPRIPPRGRGGMGPGQYGSSRAPPRGAGLLGSGGDIGSGFTPPPRSYSNPLPAAGAAGRPGLACWRCGDPDHFVDRCPMMDIGTMIRVPDVQRTTPDQAGEYQVP; this is encoded by the exons atgactactccaacgccctccgccacgccgtttgcggacattatcacctctctcgcggccctccaccagaaTCAACATCAGGCCATGCTGGAgctgcgggcggaccaggagcgtcgattcgaggccatcgtccgcggccagcaagaggaccgcgagaggttccggagctggatagaccgggaggttcacaccgaagccgccgggctcgccagcgcaccggtccacgtgcccctacacaagatggggccacaggacgatcccgaggccttcatagACCTTTTTCAGAAAgcggcggaggcctgcgggtggccccgggcacagtggccggtgcgccttatTCCATTGCTCagcggagaagcccaggcggccgcccaacaactgccggtggcgaacctcctggattacgacgatctgaagagggccatcattcAGCGGGTCGGTCGGACCCCCGAACAACACCGTCAGCGTTTCCGCTCGCTTGAGTGGGGGGAGACCGGccggcccttcgcgatggcccaccagctccgggacgcctgccgcaaatggctattggccggtggaagcgacgtggaccacatcgtcgatctggtggtactggaaaTGTTCATCGCTCGGCTTCccaagaagaccgccgagtgggtccagtgccaccggcccacgtcgctgacgacggccatcaacctggcggaggaccatctggtggcgtgcccaggggtcggcgaaccccgtttaacttctccctctttctctcccccctctgtctctccttctcctcctgtccctctccctaggtcccgccctccagggccccctcgtattccccccagaggtcggggtggaatgggcccagggcaatacgggagttcgagggccccgcccaggggggcggggctgctggggtcgggcggggataTCGGTTCCGGTTTCACCCCCCCTCCGCGCTCatattccaacccactccccgccgcaggggcggcgggcaggcctgggctggcctgctggcggtgcggtgacccggaccattttgtggaccgatgtccaatgatggatatcgggacaatgatccgggtcccggacgtccagcggaccacccctgatcaagcaggagagtaccaagttcct taa